A genomic segment from Neobacillus sp. YX16 encodes:
- a CDS encoding putative nucleotide-diphospho-sugar transferase, giving the protein MIPSYDFSLTPNSNMVICCLATGKNHVAALEIMKPTVEYYGRLHGIDTLFYNKKLLPNEMAKKHKVFLLYNLLKYYEIVMWMDSDTIIVDPRVDIRSELTTDHVVYMTSYFRRKPLFPNSGVIVVKRNPKAIEILEAVWRHKKKQSDEWWDQQAFLKLLGFRNRNIRILSYNGPTKYTPLIGSLHVKWNSRPNRFDVAKKPIIVHHCGLKWWKRLKRMRKSYNLFLRNIEKYKTLPSKADSP; this is encoded by the coding sequence ATGATTCCCTCTTATGATTTTTCACTAACACCAAACAGCAATATGGTAATATGCTGTCTGGCTACCGGTAAGAATCATGTGGCTGCATTAGAAATAATGAAACCTACGGTGGAGTATTACGGAAGACTCCATGGTATTGATACTTTGTTTTATAATAAAAAACTTCTCCCAAATGAAATGGCTAAAAAGCATAAAGTTTTTTTGCTTTATAACCTATTAAAATATTACGAAATTGTCATGTGGATGGATTCAGATACCATTATTGTTGATCCACGAGTTGATATCCGAAGTGAATTAACTACTGACCATGTTGTTTATATGACAAGTTATTTTAGAAGAAAACCGCTTTTCCCAAATTCAGGGGTAATTGTGGTGAAACGTAATCCAAAAGCGATTGAAATATTAGAGGCTGTTTGGAGACACAAAAAGAAGCAAAGTGATGAGTGGTGGGATCAACAAGCCTTCTTAAAGCTTCTTGGTTTTAGGAATAGAAATATTAGAATTTTATCTTATAATGGTCCAACTAAATATACGCCCCTAATTGGAAGTTTACATGTCAAATGGAACAGTAGACCTAATCGGTTCGATGTCGCTAAAAAACCAATTATTGTACATCACTGTGGATTAAAGTGGTGGAAACGACTAAAAAGAATGAGGAAAAGCTATAATTTATTTTTGAGAAATATCGAAAAATATAAAACTCTTCCTAGTAAGGCGGATAGTCCATAA
- a CDS encoding YheC/YheD family protein, with product MNTPTVGILVGGLIYSGIKTNRSNLEQISFYEEACIQYGLCPCFFRLKDIKLETDQINALVKGDKGKYELKVITIPKIIHNRGLFFRNESKIKIKNLQKTGVIIFNDRNRYGKWGVHEILMKNEELQPHLPETKRASSLNFIEMLEKHKQLIIKPSGGSLGGGVVMVEKKDSEFWEVCYNQKRESFANDWPDIIRKKVLNKNYIIQERIQLAQYQGSPFDLRVSVQKNGLGEWQVTGVVGKVAKIGNYVTNVAKGGTCKTLTELLSDYSDLDFNEVYQSIEDFSIKAVTELNKYFPNLADVGLDIGLTTEGFPMFIECNCRDLRITFKKAQMHEVWKATYTTPISYARYLFDSKII from the coding sequence ATGAATACTCCAACAGTTGGAATATTAGTAGGTGGGTTGATATATAGTGGAATTAAGACTAACAGGTCTAATTTAGAGCAAATCAGTTTTTATGAAGAGGCCTGTATACAATATGGGCTGTGTCCTTGCTTTTTTCGATTAAAAGATATAAAGCTTGAGACAGATCAAATTAATGCGTTAGTAAAAGGTGATAAGGGAAAATATGAATTGAAAGTTATCACCATACCCAAAATTATTCATAATCGAGGACTTTTTTTTAGGAATGAATCAAAGATAAAGATAAAGAATCTTCAAAAGACGGGGGTTATTATTTTTAATGATAGGAATCGTTATGGAAAATGGGGTGTTCATGAGATTTTAATGAAAAATGAAGAATTGCAGCCCCATTTGCCTGAAACGAAACGTGCAAGTTCGTTGAATTTCATAGAAATGCTGGAGAAGCATAAACAGCTAATCATTAAGCCGAGTGGCGGAAGTCTAGGCGGCGGGGTCGTTATGGTTGAAAAAAAGGATAGTGAATTTTGGGAAGTTTGTTATAACCAGAAAAGAGAGTCATTTGCTAACGATTGGCCAGACATCATTCGTAAAAAGGTCTTAAATAAAAATTACATCATTCAGGAACGAATTCAGCTTGCACAGTATCAAGGAAGCCCTTTTGATTTACGTGTCTCCGTCCAAAAAAATGGATTAGGAGAATGGCAGGTAACAGGTGTGGTTGGTAAGGTTGCTAAAATAGGAAATTATGTAACCAATGTTGCAAAAGGTGGTACCTGTAAAACGCTTACTGAACTATTATCCGATTATTCTGACCTGGATTTCAACGAAGTCTATCAATCTATTGAAGACTTTTCAATTAAAGCAGTAACTGAATTAAATAAGTATTTCCCTAACCTAGCAGATGTAGGGCTGGATATTGGTTTAACTACTGAAGGTTTTCCCATGTTTATTGAATGTAATTGCCGCGATCTTAGAATAACATTTAAAAAAGCTCAAATGCATGAAGTATGGAAAGCAACATATACAACACCAATCAGTTATGCGAGGTATCTTTTTGATTCCAAGATAATTTAG